From Borrelia hispanica CRI, a single genomic window includes:
- a CDS encoding BBA14 family lipoprotein: HTVENLKFNIKLFQDYITITKPIAQDVYRRYSKLKN; encoded by the coding sequence CATACTGTTGAGAATTTAAAGTTCAATATCAAATTATTTCAAGATTATATCACCATCACTAAACCTATTGCTCAAGATGTATACAGGAGATATTCAAAATTGAAAAATTAA